DNA sequence from the Kazachstania africana CBS 2517 chromosome 4, complete genome genome:
TTTGCTGGTACAAATGTCGTTCAATCAAACTCAGCACTATAACGTTCGTCAGAACAGTAATACTGTTGCAAATACTAATAGCAATAATAATCCAGTTCCTAAAGGCAATGTATTGTACATGGGTGATCTAGATCTTAGCTGGGATGAACGTGTAGTGAGCCAGATCTGGGCGTCTTTAGGTGAGCCAAATGTCAGTGtcaaaatgatgaataGGTACTGTTTCATAACGTTTCTTGATTCTTTAACTGCAAGTAATGcactattgaaaaatggtatGCTCATACCCGGTTACGGAGGCAAGAGATTGAAACTGAATTGGGCTCAAGCAAGTAGTAATGCATCCAATGGTTATTCGATATTTGTGGGTGATTTATCACCGAATGTGACGGAAGCGCAGctatttgatttgtttatcaataaatacGCATCTACGGACCATGCGAAGATTGTTTATGACCAAGCTACCGGTGTATCAAGAGGCTATGGATTTGTGAGATTTAATAGCCTCATGGATCAACAGCATGCACTTTTAGAAATGCAAggtatatttttgaatggGAGAGCAATCAAAATTGGTATGACAGGTAACAAACAAGGGCAATTACAAGGACAGCAGCACCAAGGGCAACAGCAGCAAGATTTCAAAGTGCCGATACAAAGTAACACACCAATGAACCAGTCACAATTTATGTATCCAGTACAGCAACAGCCTACTTTAAATCACTTTACAGATCCAAATAATACCACTGTCTTCGTTGGAGGACTGTCATCGTTAGTCACCGAGGATGAATTGAGGGAATATTTTAAACCATTCGGTACCATTGTGTATGTGAAGATCCCCGTGGGTAAAGGATGTGGTTTTGTTCAGTACATTGACAGGGTATCAGCAGAAAATGCGATTTCCAAGATGCAAGGGTTCCCCATTGCGAACTCGAGGATCAGACTATCGTGGGGCAGATCTGCCAAACAAACGGCACTGCTACAACAACAATTATATCAGCAACAACGCCAACCTCAATTGGTTCAACAAAACTATAGTTATGTTCCTCCTCCAATGAATGCGAAACCCTCTAATAACCATAACAACTATTATTTACCGGGATTCCAAACTGCAGATGCAAGTTCATATAGTAATGATGGCGATAATAAtgatcaagaaaatataaatgtCAATGCTACGACAAACGCGTTTCAAAGATTAGAGAGGGGCAGCAACGCATCAATGTTTACTTGAGAGAACGTTTTTTATTTATGTTTTtcttagaaaaaaaatggtttaaGGTAAGGTATAGCTCATGTAATTTCCAATTCAAACATGtgtaaataaatttataaagAGTACGTACATTAATAAGgattttttgttattactCCTTCCATGCCGTCGGTGCCAATTTTCTATCCGTAGTATGTGGGTAGAAGGATTTGATCCCTGAATAAGAAAAGACACGGAATATCGAAGGATGGAAAGAACGAAGAtgagaaattgaatattgaGGGAAAAATGGTGTGATTGTTTGTGTGCAAATACGGATGGTCAGTTTTACTGTGCCCCTTAAATTCTTGTACTGAATTATGAGACTATATAAGGCTGAGATGGTTGAATCTTTGCGAGTACCAGTATGTAGTTATTGTCATCATCCAAGCCAAAAAAACAAGTTTAAGATGTCAAGCGCAGTCAAGTATTTTTATAAGGGTAACGACACTGATCTAATAGTGTTTGCCAAGTCGCAGAATGAAGTGGAGTCGTATTTGAAAGAACCAAGGCCagataaattgaatgatgtGGTGGAAGTGTTCGAAGTGTATACGACCACGAATGGTAAAGGTGCCAAGGGTGAACTGGGCACTGCATCAAAAGCACAGATTGAGAACGAATTTGGTAAGAAAATGAGGACTGAAGATGTGATTGATGTCATTTTAAAAGAGGGTCAATGTAATGGTGAAATGAACATACCTAGGGTTCAAAGATCCATGCAAGTGTACCCCTTATAGTTATGTACTGCATTTATTTTATGTACAGAATAAGAAATCTACCATTCTGCATCAAACTATGAGTTGCAcacaatatcaaatatacTCTTGAAGGCACTAAAGTTGATCCAGATGGCTTATTCAATGCCAGTGTAATCCACGACCATATAACACGTCGCCTTGTACGTtgttttgttgttttttttttgctaaGCAGAGCgatatgaaaaatttaacagagggaaaaaaaatcgatgAGCTCGATgagattttattgatatattcGAGCAGTCGAGGGTCATTTAAAGCAAAACACTGTGAATTAGAAACGTTGCAAAATGGCTGGTGATGAGATTAGAGTTAAAAACAAGATGAAGAGGCAAGCTCTCTTCGCCGAAGTCAAGGATCAAAAGAATAAAGAACGTCATACGATGAGAAGAACTAGAgctaaagaagaaagagaaaacccagaattaaaagaaaagagattGAAAGAGAATGTGACGCAGACTATTGATTCCATGAGAGTTTATGACGAGACGATAAAGGAAGCGATTGAAggtgatgaagatgatttgatgaaatttttcaataataggAATAGTAATCAACCTCCAAAGATTTTTTTAACAACAAATGTGAATGCCAAGAAGGCAGCATACGAATTTGCTAACGTACTTATTGAAGTCTTACCAAATGTCACTTTTgtgaagagaaaattcGGCtataaattaaaagaaattgcCGATATGTGTATTAAGAGAGACTTCACCGATATGGTTATTATAAATGAAGATAAGAAGAAGGTCACTGGGTTGACGTTCATGCATTTACCAGAAGGTCCAAGTTTCTATTTCAAACTGAGTTCCTATGTTGAAGTTAAAAAAATCGTGGGTCACGGTAGGCCCACGAGTCACATACCTGAACTGATCCTTAACAATTTCCAAACAAGATTGGGTAAAACTGTCGGCAGGTTATTCCAATCGATATTCCCTCAAAATCCTGAATTTGAAGGTAGACAAGTCATAACATTGCATAACCAAAGAGACTACATTTTCTTTAGAAGACATCGTTACGTTTTCAGAAATGAAGAGAAAGTGGGTTTACAAGAATTGGGTCCCCAGTTCACGTTGAAGTTGAAGAGATTACAAAGAGGTCTCAAAGAAGAAACCGAATGGGAACACAGGCCTGAAATGGAcaaggaaaagaagaaatttcacCTTTAGTAGTGAGAGAGTCAGCACTACTATCGTTATTCTCTTTCACCATCtcgaaatatttgaatattcaCTCCACGTACcttttatatatgtgtGTGTATAGCTTTATCTATTGTATTCTGTAATCCATACACCAATCTGCTCAATACGCATGTCGATGGCCTTATTGACATCCGAGAAAGAACACCGCTAGACAAGCGTTGTCTCTCTCTCCAGCACAAATGGACACGCACATTGTAGACGTACTCGCCAATACCACAGCAATATCAGATTCGACTCTAGCCATCATTAAGCTTGATTTGCACCTTTTGCTGGCTTTGGTGATGCATCATTCAAAACGATGATGTTGTTTGTTATTATAGCGCGAATTCGCTTTCAGAATTAGAAGCTTTTGGTGGTGGcgaataataaatttacaGTACAATCCgtttttgtaatttattCTTGATTATCAATATTAGAGAACAAATATCGATTCAGTGGTGTATTAAGACCATAAAATCTGACCATTCCAAGTCATTACTGTcttattttgttcatttgcgatctctctcttttttaaaagttttgaaagaacaaaaaaaaacagttTTACGTGTTTAAGGAagaaccaattttttcaattttgaatcataCCAATTTGTATTTTATTCATAGCATACTAGTTTTGTAATACTATATTTTCTCTTAATATTGCTActcaaaaagaaaaattaccaGCTTAGACAggatttgaattttcaatggattcTAGTGGTGCATCACAGATTATATCAGCACTGGAAGTAATTTATTCGCCGAAATCAAGTAATGGAGAACGTTATAAAAGTCAAGAATTCCtagataatttgaaattacaGGATGAATCCCCCTATTGGGGATACGAAATTGCCCTAAACAATCTAAATAATTATATTGTCAAGCATTTTGGTCTCGGTTTGTTGTCAAAtgcattgaaattgaaatggAATGACTACGATTTCGAAAAAAGAGTTGCCCTGAGGAAATGGATCATGGAATTGAATTATAGAGTTCAAGATCAAGATCCAAGGTACATTATGGAAAAATTGGCCTTTCTTTGGGTGGAAGTCGCCAAGAGATCATGGGGTGAAGCCTTGAAGGGGAACGACCCTTCTGAACAATTATTGTTGGAATCATGGGTCGATATGGATGctaatttgaatgaactTTGGAATATTAGTAAAGCTTCAAGAGAATTGACCCTAATCATCTTTCGAATCCTATTCGAAGATGTCTTTCTACTAGACGATATGATCGtattgaaaaggatgaCTATCATTCAACCGCTTTGTGTCATGTTAGTTTGTCCATTCGATATATTCgcatcaaaatataaatttacGGAAAAATGGACCCTTTTCAAAGCAAATCAAGATGGTTGGTTCTCATTATGGATTTCAGAGTTGAATAGTGCATtaagtgaaaaaaattctgaATATATAGTCAGATTGCTGGAAACTCTGAAAACATGCTTAAATTGGCCACTGAGTGATGTTATCATCAATAGTGACATTATCTTGACTCTATTGCAATGTTGCCTAAGTAATATTCCAATGGCTCAGTCTATGGCATTAGATTCTATCCATATCATTTTAACTCGTCCGTATAGTAATGAGgatcattatcaaattataATTAATAAAGTATTCGGTAATATGGATAGTCTTGCTAAAGTTTACGATGACTTACAATTTAATCCGAGAGATGGTGtagatgatttcaaataccCTGTGgtgaaaaaatttgttgataTGATAAGTTGTCTTTACGTTTGTATCTTCAAAGTTGATAATGACAATCATGAAgtagaaaaatatttaaaactTGTCTTAAAGGCAACATTTAATCCAAGTTTGATTGTAAGTGGATTAACCTTAGATTTATGGTGTGCCTGTCTCagaaatgatgaatttttacCACTGTTACATGATTTCATAATACCGGAATTGTTACAATTTTCTGCTGATACTTTACTTTATTATGAAGAGATTCCGGATCATATATCAAAGACTTTTGCTGATATTGATTTCCAATCAAAATCTGAATTTCAATCATTTTGTTCAAGttatagaaaaaagattaGAGATATTATTAGATTGATTTCATGTGTAAAACTGGAATATACTTACGATTGGTTAAACTCAAGATTGAATAACTATTTCAGTTCTTCATACGGGCAACAGGTTTTAAACTCAACCTTCTTGAATGTCAAATCTGAACCTTACTTAAGTGCTTTATCTCAATTTATGATCATTGAATGTTTTATTAATGGTTGTATACGATGGAAAATTTGGTATACTGGTCCCGATGATTATCAGGATAAATTAGATGacattttaaaaaaattagaaatcCTTTCAAATCAACTAATAGCATTAAACATCAAAGATCCTCTATTgttaaagaaagaaattcaaaactttGCTTTATTCTTAACCATGTTAAAGGATAATGTATTATTCACTCTTCTGGAAAGGATCATAACTACAGCAACAATGGACTATCCAACTGTTGATTTAGAAGAACGTTCAGACCAATCAGAAGCTGTGAGGGAATTGAGGTATGCATGCGGTATAGAATTGAATAGAATGGCATTATTAATGCCTGAATCATTGAAGGCAATTTATCCAGATCTTGAGAGTGTAGTCGCAAGAATAATGCCAAATTTATCGTATCATGAAAAGatatcatttaaatcatttttattaacaATTGTTTTGAAATCCACTTTAGAgggaaaagaagaaaaatttgcaGAGATTGTCGATCCAGAGTTAATTGCATGGTCCGATAAAACTACGGTTGTTGGTTTATCGGATTTGCCCTGGTTTATGGAAAGAGTTGGTATAGTTCAAATAGCAGAATATTTCCAGAAAAGAGgtatcaatgaaaatagtgaTCTACTTTCTATtccaattgatgatgaaggcaaaagattgaaaaatgatttaacCAAGCATTGGCAAGCATTATTTCCTGTACGTGCAACCAGAATGTTCGTTCATTATTCAATGCAAAGTGTGAAGACTGATGAAGAGCTAAAAATGTTACAAGATATGTGGCGTCCTAGAATTGTACCCATCCTACCATACATTTTAAGATTACTTTATCAATTGCAATCATATCCAGATCCGGATAATTGGAAAGAATTACCTTCAGTAGTTCAATCTTTTGTTAAATACTCTACGgttgaaagattttggGAAGCTGGTGCTTCCAATAAATCCAAGgatgaatttattgatgaacATATGAAAGCTATGCAAACTCCAAGAGATTTTGCAGATTCAGTGGGGCACATTATTAGATATACTAGGGAATATACTCTATTGGTCCTAAACGCTATTTCCTCCCTAGGAAgtgttttttttgaaattgatgaactTCCAAACTTattaattgattcaattGCCTTACGTAAGCCAGACAGCAATATTATAAGTCCCGGTGTCTCTACACACGGTTGGAAGCATATACTAAATGTTGCCATTCGtccaatattgaaaaactgTCCAGAAGAATGTGCAGCTAAATTTATGTCAAATTTCCTGCCgaaactttttgaaattttagatACAATATTGTGTGATAAATGGTCAAGAATTATGTTAGAGCATGATGTAAATCCTATTTCGATTGACAATGAGGAAATAACAGAAGAAATATTGGAAGAGAATCTACTGAGACAGTTGACCACCGTCGTAGTATTGATTCTTATTGATTGTGTTGGACAAGGTGGTAGCAcgaaatcaaaatttaattcaCATCAAATTATGATGAGAAAGATAATATTCGATGATGTGAACGTTTTAGCCccatttttaaaattgctAACTCACATTATATCATTTAAAGATAGCAAATGTTCATTCAATGCTATcttaataatgaaatcatcattGAGTGATgttgtaaataaaaatgatgatgttgATGAGTTTTTCACTAAAGAAGTAATGAAAACTTTATTGCACGTACTTTCGAgtcaaaattcaaacaaaGATTCCTTTTATGAAGGTATGTACGTGTTCACAGTATTATTTTTGACTCTTTACAGACAGTACAAATCAGCAAGAGAATACTTCTATGAATTATCACATGGATATAATATAGAGCAACTATATGAAAGTTTGAGAGCTGTTGATAATTATAAAACTCAAAAGACCTTAATgcttgaattttttgattggATGAAACAGGTCGATGGCCATGTAActgataatgatgacaGTCATGCAGCACAAGAAAGGAAGAGGCAAGAAAAGAGAGAGGCAAATTTGAGGAAagcaaatgaaaaattggtacaaaaaaataaagaagcAGGCGATTTATTAGATGATCCTAGTACTGAAAATGCTGCATTTGGTAATCTCTTTGGATCGACTGTTGAatgattttcttgataaagTTTAAATAtgattaaagaaaattatttatgCATGTTAAGATATAATTCATAtaattattacaaattcttgattttattataatgAACGTTCAGTTACATTTTATAATACTTAGAATTTCTACAGAAACGATATTTTCCCATTAGctgacaaaaatttttgatacgTTAAAATGTTTAGTTACTTATAATATGATACATGTACTATATAAgaattgaaggaaaatatTAATCTTAACAATTTGAGAAACAAAGTACCAGAGTCTATCTTCTGAAACCGCCTCTGGAACCACCTCTGGAACCACCACGGCCACCGAAACCACCTCTGGAACCACCGCGGCCACCGAAACCACCTCTAGAGCCACCACGGCCACCGAAGCCACCTCTGGAACCACCGCGGCCACCGAAACCACCTCTGGAGCCACCACGACCACCACGACCACCGAATCCACCTGGAGCAGAacttctcttcttcttagGTTTTGGCTTTGGTGGACCAGCAACCTTTGGCTTTGGAATGAATCTTTCGATAGGCAATAGCTTGTCTGGAGAAATGTAGAACTTGTCACCTTCTTTGAAACTAGTAGCTTGAACACCTTCTGAACATTTAATAGTGAAGAAAACTTCGTTTAATGGACCTAGAATTTCATCTACTTTGCCCACCTGAGTTTTGTTCTCTAGATATATTGGAGCGTTGAAATAAGGAACCTTTGTGTTAATGGAACGACAAACAATGTCACCTTCACATGGATGAATGAAAGCACCCATTTCTAAAACAGTATCTGGTGGACCTTGTTGAATTGGTCTACCACCAAAGCCACCTCTGGAACCACCACGGCCAGCAAAGCCGCCTCTGGAACCACCGCGGCCACCTCTGTTACCACCTCTAAAACTCATTGTATTGTTGGCTTATATATCAAGTATGAAACGTGTTTCGACTGGAAGAAGCTAACTGAATTTATACTTCTATTGAATCAGAGTGTAATACactaatttatttttttttcgacCTCATCGATaatctttacaaaaaatttttcactcGACTAGGAGCGAGAATTTGAACAGCTACACGTGACATAATAAAGTCTTTGGAAATTGCTGAAGTAATTGCGCATGAGACTATAGTGACTTTAGTTTGAATATGTAGATGCATTGTAGCTATTATATAACGTTATAAGTGTAGGCAGAGACCGGAATATTGGAGAAGGTTATTGTACGATCCATATCAATCGGAATGTTTTGCGTTGATGATTTGAGAAAAGCGTGCTTACTAATGTAATAATCTTTGGATAAATGCCGGCAGTATGTTCTGAAAGTCCTGTAATGGAAATAAGCTTGCTTGCTGAGATTCCAATTTGTTTAGaccttttttcttttaagtTTGTTCTTGGCCATTTCCTGTTTACAGTCTGGACAGTACCAAGTTCCCTTTGGGGGCTCTTTTAGATTGACGCATGCATAGTGGAACCATTCGTATTTGCAATGCGGACCATCACATGCAACCATTTCGCCATATGATACACTTTGGCAGAAACAGTAGAgttttttatcttcttcttcttcttcctcattttcattacctccagaaaataaatctcCACTAAAACTGTCAACTTCAGCATTGCTTTTATCAGGACTGGATAACGCAGACTTTTGATCTTGTCTAGCTGAGGTGCTTTGTTTTAAAAGAGACGGAGCCTTGAGTTGcctttttttctttaacaGCGGTGGTACAGATGATGAAACTGATGGGGATGCccttctttttctctcaGATGTTGTACTCAATACTGAGCTCTCTCTTGATAACTCTGTTCTGATATCTTgatcttcatcttcttccattgGAGCTAAGACACCATCTTCCTCCAGTATTGTAAGATTTCTCTCCAGTTTTGAGAGGTGTTTTGCCACCATAAACAATGCTGTATTGGCTAGCTtgcatttttctttctgtaATGACAACATCTCTTTCAGTTCACTCTGCATATCCCTATTTAGCTCGCTCTCGTTAGGGTGTTCTGCTATTGCGCCATTTTGCTTTATAAACTTCTGTATTTGCGAGTCCTTTTGCATATACTTCTTTTGATGTTCCTGAATATCACCATCGTTTGCACCTATTTCTTCATAAGCATGATGAAACTCTGCTTCTAAATTTGAGATATCCTGGAGTGTCTGCTCTAACGCTAAACTAGGATCCATGATAAAAACTCCACGAGTCAGTTATCCCctattgaaatttgttGTTATTAATGATGTTTCCCATTACTTTCAGAATTTCTCGCTTAAGTAGCCTATCTAttgatttttatattcacTGCGGACAAACAAAAgtagaaaaatataaaaagacTCACAAAACGTGACAAGGCTATGAGGACCATAATTGTGCTGCTCTTATATGCAGCTTATCTTGAAATCATTCCTCCAAAAGATACCTCCTATAAAGAGATGAACGTTACAATGATTGtagaaaaaaaggaaaaataaaCGTCACAGACAGGATTCGAACCTGCGCAGGTAAAACCCAATGCCTTAAcagctttttctttgaaatagCAGGGCATCGCCTTAACCACTCGGCCACTGGGACAAttcgaaatttttataaaaaatattatccTTTATTGTCTAAAAGGAACTACACCCATCCACACAGCAGACTCACATTTAGCAAGTATTCATTATCTACTACTGCAATCATTAACACTACGGTATGTAAGCGACATGATTTCTCATAAAACTGGAAAGTCTTTGGAAGGAGCGTTTGATGGGTCTACAATATTAAAGCACATGCAGCTAGACGAGAATATTATGGATTGGCAAATGACAAAGAAGAATGTTAATACTACAAGTTAAcataaaaagaagattcgCCGCCTGTATAAAAACACGGAACCCATACAACCTCGTACAACTGAcaagttgaaattttctacCATACGGTCGAGGAGAAGTGCCATGAACATTTAAGATATAAAATGACCTCATCTagtatcaagaaaatatctCTTCCTCCCTTCTTGAAGATGCTTTTTatgtaaaaaaaatgggGAAAATATCGCTTTTTAGTATTTTGGTTCAATACTGACCTCACACTTCATTTGTTTGGCTTCTTATAACTAACTCCTAGATCCTATTTATTAccataatttcatcaattagCAACTTTTTaggagaagaaaagatgacTGTCGGTCAATATACTGTGTAATACGTGCTGCTGTTCGTCTGATTCCTTCTACATTTGCGCTCTTGTCAGGAAACTTCCgattttaaatatttctcaGACAAAACGTAAAAAGATGGCTACGTCCAAACTCCTGCTGtaaattgaatttcaattatacattattattactgaATATATGATAAAATAACGACATACACTATGATTGGCAAAGTCATACTTTTGAATTATAAAAACCTTTCGCCTTCGGAAAAGTGAAGCAAGCAATGCAATTTTAAGTTGCTTTGTTGCTAAAATTACGTTTGCCAACAGTCTTGAGCACCCAATTACGTGGGACTAAAAACTTGAACGTCTATATTTCACAGAACAAATAATATCTAACCTCACATTCTATCAACTGGAGTTATCCCCAGTAGTTTCATACCATCATTCAGAACAATCTTAGCTGCTAAATATAGGGATAGTCGAGACCTCGCTAAGTCATTGGGTTGACCAGCAACCCACAAAACATCGTAACACTTAGAAATAGCATGGGCTAACTTGAATAAATAGGTTACCACTATAGAAGGTTCATGATTTTTTAAGGATTTGCTTAAGATATCTGGATAATGTGCCAATATTTTCATAAGTTCTAACGCTTCTGGTTCACGTAGAAGGCCgaaatcaatttcttgtacCTTTCCAAATGAACTGATatccatatttttctcaattgaGGCCAACCTACTATGAGCATATTGCAAATATGGGCCTGTATCTCCCTCAAATGAAAGTATCCTTTCCCACTGGAACTTATAGTTATTTATTCGTTTCGACTGCAAATCTTGAATTATCACTGCAGAAATGCCTATAGAATCTGCCACATTTTCTGgttcttctatttttgaaagcttATTCACGTCATTCCTTATAATTTTCAGTACCCTGCTCTTGGCCTCTTCTAAGATATCACTAAGAAATATAACGTTTCCTTTTCTTGTAGACATTCCTTGAACCATTCCGAAGTTGACATGGCTTAAATTGTCAGCCCATGGGAACTGTAGCAATTTTAAAATCTCAAACAGCTGCCTCGCATATAAATCTTGCTGAGATGCTATAACGTAGATCATTCTGTCAAACTTGTAGTTAGTATAGCGGTCAATAGCGGCACCTATATCTCTCGTGAGATACAATGTAGTTCCATCAGACTTCTGTATGAGCACCCTACCcatcttttcattatgTTTGCTCAgatcaacaatttttgcCCCTTTATTCTCATAAATGCAACCTTTGTTGAGGAGTGACTTCAGCGCAATTTCAATAGAATTCTTGGACACTTCCGATTCTCCAGAATATACATCATACTTAATGTTTAGCCGTCTGTATGTATTAACGTAACTTTCAATCGAAAGTTTGCGGAATTTCTCCCAAAGTGACAAGGCTTCTGGGTCACCAAATTCCATTTTCCTGAAATATTCACGAGCCTCATCATCAATAGTCCTACCTAATACAAGCTTATCTTgcattttttcattatctcTGTCCTTGTTAATGGATAC
Encoded proteins:
- the GAR1 gene encoding H/ACA snoRNP pseudouridylase subunit GAR1 (similar to Saccharomyces cerevisiae GAR1 (YHR089C); ancestral locus Anc_5.388) — encoded protein: MSFRGGNRGGRGGSRGGFAGRGGSRGGFGGRPIQQGPPDTVLEMGAFIHPCEGDIVCRSINTKVPYFNAPIYLENKTQVGKVDEILGPLNEVFFTIKCSEGVQATSFKEGDKFYISPDKLLPIERFIPKPKVAGPPKPKPKKKRSSAPGGFGGRGGRGGSRGGFGGRGGSRGGFGGRGGSRGGFGGRGGSRGGFGGRGGSRGGSRGGFRR
- the NAM8 gene encoding Nam8p (similar to Saccharomyces cerevisiae NAM8 (YHR086W); ancestral locus Anc_5.382), translating into MSFNQTQHYNVRQNSNTVANTNSNNNPVPKGNVLYMGDLDLSWDERVVSQIWASLGEPNVSVKMMNRYCFITFLDSLTASNALLKNGMLIPGYGGKRLKLNWAQASSNASNGYSIFVGDLSPNVTEAQLFDLFINKYASTDHAKIVYDQATGVSRGYGFVRFNSLMDQQHALLEMQGIFLNGRAIKIGMTGNKQGQLQGQQHQGQQQQDFKVPIQSNTPMNQSQFMYPVQQQPTLNHFTDPNNTTVFVGGLSSLVTEDELREYFKPFGTIVYVKIPVGKGCGFVQYIDRVSAENAISKMQGFPIANSRIRLSWGRSAKQTALLQQQLYQQQRQPQLVQQNYSYVPPPMNAKPSNNHNNYYLPGFQTADASSYSNDGDNNDQENINVNATTNAFQRLERGSNASMFT
- the MSN5 gene encoding karyopherin MSN5 (similar to Saccharomyces cerevisiae MSN5 (YDR335W); ancestral locus Anc_5.386) codes for the protein MDSSGASQIISALEVIYSPKSSNGERYKSQEFLDNLKLQDESPYWGYEIALNNLNNYIVKHFGLGLLSNALKLKWNDYDFEKRVALRKWIMELNYRVQDQDPRYIMEKLAFLWVEVAKRSWGEALKGNDPSEQLLLESWVDMDANLNELWNISKASRELTLIIFRILFEDVFLLDDMIVLKRMTIIQPLCVMLVCPFDIFASKYKFTEKWTLFKANQDGWFSLWISELNSALSEKNSEYIVRLLETLKTCLNWPLSDVIINSDIILTLLQCCLSNIPMAQSMALDSIHIILTRPYSNEDHYQIIINKVFGNMDSLAKVYDDLQFNPRDGVDDFKYPVVKKFVDMISCLYVCIFKVDNDNHEVEKYLKLVLKATFNPSLIVSGLTLDLWCACLRNDEFLPLLHDFIIPELLQFSADTLLYYEEIPDHISKTFADIDFQSKSEFQSFCSSYRKKIRDIIRLISCVKLEYTYDWLNSRLNNYFSSSYGQQVLNSTFLNVKSEPYLSALSQFMIIECFINGCIRWKIWYTGPDDYQDKLDDILKKLEILSNQLIALNIKDPLLLKKEIQNFALFLTMLKDNVLFTLLERIITTATMDYPTVDLEERSDQSEAVRELRYACGIELNRMALLMPESLKAIYPDLESVVARIMPNLSYHEKISFKSFLLTIVLKSTLEGKEEKFAEIVDPELIAWSDKTTVVGLSDLPWFMERVGIVQIAEYFQKRGINENSDLLSIPIDDEGKRLKNDLTKHWQALFPVRATRMFVHYSMQSVKTDEELKMLQDMWRPRIVPILPYILRLLYQLQSYPDPDNWKELPSVVQSFVKYSTVERFWEAGASNKSKDEFIDEHMKAMQTPRDFADSVGHIIRYTREYTLLVLNAISSLGSVFFEIDELPNLLIDSIALRKPDSNIISPGVSTHGWKHILNVAIRPILKNCPEECAAKFMSNFLPKLFEILDTILCDKWSRIMLEHDVNPISIDNEEITEEILEENLLRQLTTVVVLILIDCVGQGGSTKSKFNSHQIMMRKIIFDDVNVLAPFLKLLTHIISFKDSKCSFNAILIMKSSLSDVVNKNDDVDEFFTKEVMKTLLHVLSSQNSNKDSFYEGMYVFTVLFLTLYRQYKSAREYFYELSHGYNIEQLYESLRAVDNYKTQKTLMLEFFDWMKQVDGHVTDNDDSHAAQERKRQEKREANLRKANEKLVQKNKEAGDLLDDPSTENAAFGNLFGSTVE
- the YNG2 gene encoding histone acetyltransferase YNG2 (similar to Saccharomyces cerevisiae YNG2 (YHR090C); ancestral locus Anc_5.391) — protein: MDPSLALEQTLQDISNLEAEFHHAYEEIGANDGDIQEHQKKYMQKDSQIQKFIKQNGAIAEHPNESELNRDMQSELKEMLSLQKEKCKLANTALFMVAKHLSKLERNLTILEEDGVLAPMEEDEDQDIRTELSRESSVLSTTSERKRRASPSVSSSVPPLLKKKRQLKAPSLLKQSTSARQDQKSALSSPDKSNAEVDSFSGDLFSGGNENEEEEEEDKKLYCFCQSVSYGEMVACDGPHCKYEWFHYACVNLKEPPKGTWYCPDCKQEMAKNKLKRKKV
- the RTC3 gene encoding Rtc3p (similar to Saccharomyces cerevisiae YHR087W; ancestral locus Anc_5.384), yielding MSSAVKYFYKGNDTDLIVFAKSQNEVESYLKEPRPDKLNDVVEVFEVYTTTNGKGAKGELGTASKAQIENEFGKKMRTEDVIDVILKEGQCNGEMNIPRVQRSMQVYPL
- the RPF1 gene encoding rRNA-binding ribosome biosynthesis protein RPF1 (similar to Saccharomyces cerevisiae RPF1 (YHR088W); ancestral locus Anc_5.385), which gives rise to MAGDEIRVKNKMKRQALFAEVKDQKNKERHTMRRTRAKEERENPELKEKRLKENVTQTIDSMRVYDETIKEAIEGDEDDLMKFFNNRNSNQPPKIFLTTNVNAKKAAYEFANVLIEVLPNVTFVKRKFGYKLKEIADMCIKRDFTDMVIINEDKKKVTGLTFMHLPEGPSFYFKLSSYVEVKKIVGHGRPTSHIPELILNNFQTRLGKTVGRLFQSIFPQNPEFEGRQVITLHNQRDYIFFRRHRYVFRNEEKVGLQELGPQFTLKLKRLQRGLKEETEWEHRPEMDKEKKKFHL